Sequence from the Coxiella endosymbiont of Amblyomma sculptum genome:
CGCTAAGATTATTCCTGATTTTGTTTGTCTTTCTAAAGGTCTTACTTCGGGTTGGTTGCCTTTTAGTGTAGTTCTAACTAGCGAGGAAATATTCAATTATTTTTACGACGTCTATGAAACTAATAAGGCTTTCCTTCATTCTCATACCTATTCAGGGAACGCCTTAGGAGCCAGCGTTGCGCTTGCTACGTTACGAATTTTTCGTAAAGAAAACCTTTGCGAGAGAGTCTCTGTATTGGAAAAGGTTCTGCGTAAAAATATGAATATTGTCGCCGAACGCACAGGACAACTGTCGAACATTCGAAGCATTGGTGCTGTAGTTGCAGCTGATTTACACCAGAATCCCGTTCACCCCCGATTGGGATACGAAATCTGTAAAGAATCTGTAAAACTTGGTGCTCTACTGCGTCCTTTGGGAAATACAATTTATTGGACACCACCACTTAATATCGATCTGTTCTTAATAGAAAAATTGAGAAACATCACTATCGACGCGATAAAACGGGTCTGCGCTCGTTCATCGTAATTTGTCTTATAATTTTTTCGACTTTTGTCTGAATATCGATTTTTTATAGAAGGCGATATCCACCGTTTGGTATATTGGTATATCTTATTGGTATATCTTAATGTGGTAAACTCGATTCGTTAGTTTTTTGTTTGCGGCGCGATTGAAATGCGTTCTTACAACAAAAGACAAAAGAAGACAGAATGCCCTGGGCCGGATTCGAACCGGCATGGGTTTGTTTTTCCCGAGGGATTTTAAGTCCCTTGCGTCTACCTATTCCGCCACCCGGGCTTTTTTGAAAAAACTGAATTCTTGTTACTATTTGTTCCTAAAGGATGAAAACTCTTTTTCAAAGAAGGCTGGGGCCGGATTCGAACCGGCATAGACGGCTTTGCAGGCCGTTACATGACCATTCTGCCACCCAGCCAATTTGTATTAAATACATCTGCTTCTAAAATTTCATTCTCTGTTCCGACAATCGAGAGATAACCTCGAGTGTGTTGTGGTCTCGATCGAAAACTTACATTGTTTCGTCTTGTGGGGGATTTGAGAATACATCCTCGACTGAGGATAACATTATAGAGAAAGATAAAGGAAGAGAAAAGAAAAGGGAGAAATACCCAATATGCTTTTATATGCATAAAATTGTATTGCCTAAGACAGTAAGAGAAATACAGTCCAGATGGATAAATTTGGAAAAACAACAAGAAAAATAATATCAAAAATCTAAATCCCGAAGTGTTCCCAGAGCGGGAAACGAGACTCGAACTCGCGACCCCAACCTTGGCAAGGTTGTGCTCTACCAACTGAGCTATCCCCGCTTACCCAAAAATTCTTCATCAGCGATTAAACACATATGGCTATTATTATCTTTCGTAAAAAGTTGTCAAGTCTCGCCATGTTATTTTTAGATAAATAACCATCGTCCAGATTGTCAAAAGAGCGGTAATCCACAATAAGACCACTCCGGTTACTAATATCCAAGATGATGTTTTGGGCGCATACCAAATTAACAGAATCAAAGCTACCATTTGAAAAGTGGTTTTGATCTTCGATAGAAAGGTTACGGTCATGCTAGCGCGTTTCCCCAATTCTGCCATCCATTCTCGTAGAGCAGAAATAATTATTTCTCGACAAATTATAATAGCTCCGGGAATTGATAGATAATTTGTATAGCATTCGCCTATTACTAAAACCAAAGCTGCCCCTACAAGCAATTTGTCGACTACGGGATCTAAGAACGCGCCTAAATCTGTCGTTTGCGAAAGACTGCGAGCTATGTATCCATCCAACCAATCTGTTATTCCCGCAAACACAAAAACGATAGCAGCGGTGGGATGAGCCCATCGAGAAGGCAAATAGTAAAAAAGACCGAAAATAGGAATAGAAGATAGTCGAACTAAGGTAAGAAAAATTGCGATATTCATAATAATTTAACAACAAAGGGAATTTTCTACTCTACACACTTGTCTCATTCGAAACAACAACCTTGAATATAAACAAACGAATCCACAGAAAGAAAAACATAAATAGATTTTATAGGGGAGCTTATAAAAGTTTGACAGAATCTGAACGGAGAGACAGGGATTCGAACCCTGGAAGGAAATTTTTCCTCAACGGTTTTCAAGACCGCCGCAATAACCACTCTGCCATCTCTCCGAGGGCACGCAAGACAAATCTTGGTGTAAATCGTAAATATGGAAGAAAACAGAAACTTTGGAATCCGTTTGAGCGCAATTTAAATCTAAGATATAAACTCCGTATTGTTTCAACAAAACGCATTAAGCAGTGTATTTTCTCAATAATTATAAATTTAGGCGGAAATCGACAAATAGTTCATACCGCCCATATAGGATTTTAATACTTCTGGGACACGAATTCTTCCATCTGATTGCTGATAATTTTCCATAACAGCAATCAGAGTACGACCTACAGCAAGACCAGAACCATTGAGTGTATGAAGAAATGTGGGTTTTTTTGCTTTAGTATTTCTCCAACGTGCTTGTATTCGACGAGCTTGAAAGTCTTCGCAATTACTGCAAGACGAAATTTCTCGATATCTTCGTTGAGCTGGTAACCACACTTCTAAATCGTAAGTCTTAGCGGAAGCAAATCCTAAATTACCAGTGCAAAGCTCTACCACTCGATAAGGAAGATTTAAGAATTGCAATACTTTTTCAGCTTGTTTGGTCAATTCTTCTAAGGCCCGATATGAGCTTTCTGGATGCACCAACTGAATGAGTTCTACTTTTTGAAATTGATGCTGGCGCATCATTCCGCGAACATCCCTTCCATAAGAACCCGCCTCACTTCGAAAACACGGAGTTTGAGCCACCCACTTTTTGGGCAACTGCTCACTTTTAAAAATCTTATCTCGTGCCAAATTGACTAAAGGAACTTCTGCTGTTGGAATCAAGAAAAAATCCGATGTTCCTTCCGAAATTCTAAACTGATCTTTCCGAAATTTAGGAAGCTGTCCCGTGCCGTACAAACACTCCTCATGGACTAGATAGGGAACATATACCTCTTGGTATCCGTGATTTTCGATATGCAAATCTAGCATAAATTGCTCTAGAGCTCTTTGCATACGAGCTAATTCACCATACAACACAACAAATCGAGTTCCTGACAATTTGGTAGCGGCTTCAAAATCTAATTGCCCTCTACCCAAATCGGTATGATCTTTAGGGGTGAAATTGAAGGAAGACGGCTTCCCCCATTTACGAATTTCTCGATTTTCATATCCATTCTTTCCCTCTGGGACAGAATCATGAGGTAAATTTGGAAGCGACAATTGGAAATGCGACAATTCTTTCCGGATGACATTCAGCGAATTTTCATATCGATTTAACTGATCTTTTAAATAAGACATATCCAATATTAAAGGGGTAATGTCCTCATTTCTTAATTTGGTCATTTTAATTGATTGTGACAACTGATTGCTTTGGGTTTGTAGTAGTTGAGTTGTTGTTTGATAGAATTTTCTCTTCTTTTCGAGTTCCAAAAAAATCCCTTTATCGAATCGAAAACCACGAAGGTGTAACTTTCGCGCCACTTCGTCTAAATTTTGTCGTAACAGTTTAGGGTTTAGCACAGGAGGTTTCTTTTCATTTCGTACAAAAATATATAAAATGCAGCTTACCTATACTTTATAGCATACGAGGATAATACCAAAAGATAAAGATGAAAATGGTAAATTCTCTCCCAATTATAGAATCGTAGAATCGTCCACAACTGAAGATATGAATTTAGCGATGTGCTTACTTGCAACTATCTGCTGCCCTGTTGAAATATTTCTTATATGTAATACGTATTAGATTTCACTTTAATTTTTTCCAGTACTCTACCGTGCGACGTACTTCTTCGTCTCCAACATAAGATCCGTGTATACGCATTGGAATTCCAGAACCTGATGCTAGGTAAAGAAAATCCCCACAACCCAATAATTGTTCTGCACCTTGTCGATCCAATATAGTACGCGAATCTATTTTTGAAGAAACTTGGAAAGCAATGCGAGCAGGAATATTGGCTTTGATCGATCCAGTGATAATATCCACTGAGGGTCTCTGGGTTGCAAAAACCAAATGAATACCCGCCGCGCGAGATTTTTGCGCTAGACGAACGACGAGAGCTTCAATTTTTTTGTCAGTCGCTACCATTATATCGGAAAATTCATCTGCCATTACTACAATTTGAGGCAATCCTTGAAATTCAATCGGATTATTCGATCGCCTAAAACTGTGAGAAAACGTTTTGGTTTCGTCAACTTTTTTTTGTATTTTGGCATTGTAGCTGGAGACATTGCGTACTCCAAATAAGGCCATAAGATGATAACGTCGCTCCATTTCGGAAATACACCACTGTAATGCCGAAGCGGCTTCTTTCACATCGGTTACTACAGCACTAAGTAGATGTGGTATGCCTTCATAAACAGAAAATTCTATCATTTTTGGATCGATAAGAATCAATTTTATCTGTTCTGGAGTAGATTTGTAGAGCAAACTTAGTAACATGACGTTTAGATTGATTGATTTTCCAGAACCAGTTGTACCAGCTACTAACAAATGAGGCATGTTTCCTAGATCAACGATGACCGGACGTCCGGTAATATCTTGTCCCAATGCCAGTGTTAAACTAGATTGTGCATTTCGATATTGATCAGTGGACAACACTTCATATAGAGTGACTTTCTTTCGGATTTTATTAGGAATTTCAATACCGATAACTGATTTTCCTGGAATAATTTCTACTATTCGAACATTAGCTACTGACAAAGAGCGAGCCAAATCTTTCTCTAAATTTACTATTCGACTTACTTTTGTTCCGGTGGACAGTGCCAATTCAAAACGAGTTATCACAGGACCAGATTGTGTGACCACTACTCGAGATTGTACCCCAAAATCTGATAGACACAATTCCAATTCTGTAGATTTTTTTTGCAATTCTTCTGTGGAACAAAAAGTATTATGAGTTCCATCGGGTTTATCCAGCAAAGAAGGATCCGGAATGATCAAAGAATTCTTGAAATAAGACGTTTTGTATTCTGCTAGCGCGAAGCGATGATGTACAATGGTTTTTGATGATCTATTATACGATGACCCCCCCTTATGTTGTTGGGATTCTGAAATGATCGTTTCCTTTTTATCTCTTCTGTTTCCAAATAATTTTTTAGGAAGAAAACTCCTATACGGAATTATCTGTGACTTCATTCGCGTTAGCATTACCATCAAACTTTTACATAGAGTTTCTAAAGATCGAAACCAAGATAATCCAGTAAAAAAAGTAATTCCAGTCATGAAGGAAGAAATCAAAATTAATGAAGTACCTGTCTTATTGCAAACAGACAGTAAAGTCTTTGCTAAGATAGTGCCAAGTACTCCTCCCGAATCAAAGGAAAGACGAGGAGATAGATAAGGAAAATACACGAAGGCTAGTGCAGAGCTGGATAGTAACACCAACAAAAAACCTGAAAAATACAAAGACCATAT
This genomic interval carries:
- the pgsA gene encoding CDP-diacylglycerol--glycerol-3-phosphate 3-phosphatidyltransferase, which translates into the protein MNIAIFLTLVRLSSIPIFGLFYYLPSRWAHPTAAIVFVFAGITDWLDGYIARSLSQTTDLGAFLDPVVDKLLVGAALVLVIGECYTNYLSIPGAIIICREIIISALREWMAELGKRASMTVTFLSKIKTTFQMVALILLIWYAPKTSSWILVTGVVLLWITALLTIWTMVIYLKITWRDLTTFYER
- the serS gene encoding serine--tRNA ligase, which encodes MLNPKLLRQNLDEVARKLHLRGFRFDKGIFLELEKKRKFYQTTTQLLQTQSNQLSQSIKMTKLRNEDITPLILDMSYLKDQLNRYENSLNVIRKELSHFQLSLPNLPHDSVPEGKNGYENREIRKWGKPSSFNFTPKDHTDLGRGQLDFEAATKLSGTRFVVLYGELARMQRALEQFMLDLHIENHGYQEVYVPYLVHEECLYGTGQLPKFRKDQFRISEGTSDFFLIPTAEVPLVNLARDKIFKSEQLPKKWVAQTPCFRSEAGSYGRDVRGMMRQHQFQKVELIQLVHPESSYRALEELTKQAEKVLQFLNLPYRVVELCTGNLGFASAKTYDLEVWLPAQRRYREISSCSNCEDFQARRIQARWRNTKAKKPTFLHTLNGSGLAVGRTLIAVMENYQQSDGRIRVPEVLKSYMGGMNYLSISA